In the genome of Bacillus thuringiensis, the window CTTTTTCAAAGCTACGCTTGTTTTTGCCATTTGCATTAAACTTAATATACCTTCTTGCATACGGGCACCACCCGAAGCAGTAAAGATAATAAATGGAACTTGTAAGTCGTACGCCTTTTCAACCGCACGGGCGATTTTTTCTCCTACTACAGAGCCCATGCTCCCCATTCGAAAACGAGAATCCATTACTGCAACAACAACAAGCATGTCATCAATTGTTCCTTCACCAGTTACAACCGCTTCGTTCAATTCAGTCTTCTTACGATCGCTCTCTAGTTTCTCTTCATAACCCGGAAACTCGAGTGGATTTAATGAAACCATTTCTTTGTCATACTCACGGAATGACCCTTCGTCCAATATACTATCAAGACGTTCCCATGCATTCATAGGATGATGATATCCACAATTCACACATACTTTTAAATTTTTTAGAAGTTCTTTCGTATACATGATTTTTTTACATTCCGGACATTTTGTCATAACGCCATCTGGCACATCTTTTCGTACTTGTTCTGAAGGTATTGCAGCGTACTTTTTCTTTTTCACGAATAAATCTCTTAGCACAATTTGACCCCCTTCGTTGAGAGCTAAGGTTAGCGTAAGAAGAAAATGGGGCTAACACCAAAGTTTGATGTTAGCCTTATCTTCTCAATCTGTCTAATAACCTCACTCTTTACGTTTAACTTTAACCGCTACGCGGTAGAATGTTTGTCATAACGTGTCATGGTCATTTCGACAAATTTTATACATTACGAGTGAAACTGTATATTCTCTACTAATTCATCGTAAATTTTTAGTGCATCATTTTCTTGTTTTTCTTCCAAAGTAGCATAAAGCTTTCTATACATATCGATAGTA includes:
- the accD gene encoding acetyl-CoA carboxylase, carboxyltransferase subunit beta, which produces MLRDLFVKKKKYAAIPSEQVRKDVPDGVMTKCPECKKIMYTKELLKNLKVCVNCGYHHPMNAWERLDSILDEGSFREYDKEMVSLNPLEFPGYEEKLESDRKKTELNEAVVTGEGTIDDMLVVVAVMDSRFRMGSMGSVVGEKIARAVEKAYDLQVPFIIFTASGGARMQEGILSLMQMAKTSVALKKHSNAGGLFISVMTHPTTGGVSASFASLGDYNLAEPGALIGFAGRRVIEQTVREKLPEDFQTAEFLLDHGQLDAVVHRDDMRESLRKILEVHQGGEMAVWQS